In the genome of Roseovarius sp. Pro17, the window TGAAATCTACGCATCGGCAGAAGATGCGCCGCATATTTGGCGCAGCATTCTCGAAGCTGGCAAGCAGCACGGTATCCAGCCCTGTTCGTTCGCCAGCCTGACTCCGGTTCGTGTAGAGGCGGGCCTGCTGTTCCACCCCTTTGACGTCAACGAGGATACGACGCCTTGGGAGGTTGGCCTTGGGTTCACCATCGACAAAAGCAAGGGTGACTTCGTGGGCCGTGATGCCGTTCTGGCAAAGGAAGGCAAAGAGCGCTTCATTGCGCGCGGCGTTTCGTGCCCGTCGGACAAGCCGGTTTTCGAAGGCGAAGAGGGGCTTTATCGCGATGGCAAGAAGGTCGGCAAGATCATCAGCCCCGCCTATTCGCATCGCATGAAAAAGTCGATCGCGATTGCCTATCTTGACCCGGACGTGACCGAAGGGGCGACCCTAACGGTTGGCAATGACGCCGGTGCTCAGAAAGTCGCTGTCGAAGACCTGCCGTTCTATGACAAAAAGAAGGAACGACTGCGCGCATAAGTGTGCAATATGCGCCGCTGCCGCCCCATTGGTTTTCCGGTGGCGGCAGCGGTGTCGTTGCTCAAGATGAAATCAGCTTGAGGCCGTTCGCACGCCGGGCCATGCTGCTGCGAAACATGACAATGAGCCGGGTGTTATCTCCATGGAAATCAGTTTCCCTCGTAAGCGAGATAACGAGCCATTCGCATGGGGGTTATCTGGCCCCGAGCCCGTCGAAATCTGGGAGAGATTCTCGCCAGCATACGAAGCACAACTGGAGCGGCTGGTTTCAGTTCTACGAGAGCTTGGTTTTAGCCCAGCCATAGGTGGAGCTGGCTCAGAGGACGGCGAATATATCAGGGCTGAACACGACGATAACAGCCGCGTAGTGTTTTTTTATCACCTTGAGGAACCCGCCGATGCAAAGTTCGTGGACTCTCTCGATGACGATGCGCTGCGTGAGTGGATTGTCGCGTCGTGGATAGGCACCTAGAGCGCGCGTCGCAACAAATGCCGGTTTAGTGTGGGACAGACGTTTCAATCGGTTAATTGCTCGGCTGTTTTATCAAAACGTATGCTGATAAAATCACCGGGGTCAAACGTGTCGCCGAAAACTAAATCGCCCTGAAGCGTGCGTAAAAGGCTTGATTGCGGCCCAAAGCAACGCCAAGCTGCCGATTGAGACACGCCACTTGCGGAATGTCGGACAAGGGAGAAGTGACATGGGAATTGGTTTGATCGGTGCGATCATCATTGGCGGTCTTGCGGGTTGGATTGCCAGCATGATCATGAAGGTGGACACCGGATTGATCGCCAACATCGGCCTCGGCATCGTCGGTGCGGTTGTACTAAACCTAATCCTCGGTGCGCTAGGTATCTATGCTGAGAAAAGCTGGCTTCCACAGTTGATTGTCGGACTGGTCGGTGCCTGTGCCCTGATCGCAGGATGGCGCGCAATTAAAAGGTAGTTTCGTTGCCCACAACCCACTAGTAGCGTCCAGCCTCTTAGCCAGCTAGGAACAAACCCGCCACGTCTACATCCTGCTTCACAAGGGCGAGGGTGTGCGCGGAGCGGCCGCGATTTTTGAAACAGTCAGATATGGCTCCGATGGCGCTGACAGCGGATGCGGGTGCCACCGCACGCCGGGTGCGTCCGGCTGTGATGTTAGCGGTAAATCAATTGTTAAGTTTCGAGGCACCGCTGTCTGCTGGGACCGTTTTCTATCGTGCCATATACTGCGTTGAATTCCGGGAAAAACAGCGTGTCGCTGCAATCGGTCACTTCCTGCAAATGCACAAAGGGGCTGTTCTCGGGATCGTGGCTGCTCTTGCTCAGCAGAGCTTTGGTGTTGGCTATAGCCTGCAAATCCACTTCGATACCTAGCGCGGGCTCTGCCGCATAGAGGCCCACGACACTTGAAAACTTCCCTTGGCAAGACCAATTGCCAATATGCCTGCTCTGACATGGATGCCACACTAGATACAAACGGGTTGAGGCATCCACCGCATCAGTTCATCCCTCGATCTCGTCCAGCCCTCTCGCCACGCCCATCGCAGCCAGTGACATCGCGGCGAAGATCACCAGCGTCACCTTGATGCCGGCCAGCGAGGCCAGCGCACCGAAGAGGCCAGATCCCAGCAGCACAACGCCGATCACCGTATTGGACACGGCGGTATAAGCGGGGCGACTGCCCTCTGGTGCCATATCCACCAGATAGATCGAGCGACCCTGCCGCACGCCGTGATATGCAATCATCAAAACGGACAAGACCAGCGGCAAGGCCCAGATCGTGCCCGATAAACCGGCCAGATCCAGCAAGACCGCTGCCAGCAGCGCCACCGCCCCCACCAGCCCTGAGAGCATCAGCACCATGCGGCTGGATCTGTCCGCCATTCGCCCCCAGATCCACGAACTAAGAAAAGACGCGACGGAAGAGGCCAGGACCATAGCGCCCAGCCGGTCAAATGCTCCATGGCCAGCCTGCGTGCCCAAAAGAACAAGGTAGGGCGGTGCCAATGCGGTCGCCGTCAGAAGCCCACGCGCCCAGATGAAACGCCGCAATTGTGGGTCCGTCCGCAGCAGTTTTAACTGACCCAAGGATGCCGTTCCCGCTTGTCCCGGCGCAGGCTCCTCCCACAAGGTCGAAAATAACGCGCCAGCCGCCAACCAAAGGATCGCCGCCAGCGCAATGGCTGCCAGCACCAGCGTCGCGCGATCCACCAGCCCCATCATCAGCACCAGCGCGAAAATCACGACGGCGCCCGCGCCAAGCGAACTGGCCAGTCCGGTCGCCGCTCCGCGCCGCGACTGACCCACCGTCTTGCCCAAAACGTCCTGATAGCTAACGGAACAAAGCGAACGCGAAACGGCCAGCACCATGAGCAGAGCGCAGATCACCGCCCCCGCCACAGCGCCGCCCAGCGTCAAACCAGCCAGTACGATTCCGGCCGCTGCGGCGCCCTGCCCGACGCTGCCCACGACCCATGCCCATTTACGCCGCGCCATTGCTTGCACATGCGGGGCGGTAAATAATTGTGGTAGCAGCGCACCCGCCTCGCGGATCGGGACCAGCAGACCGACGAAAACCGAAGACGCGCCCAGATGGCTCAGCAGCCATGACAGGACCAGTTTCGGATCGATCAACCCATCGGCGATCTTGGTCATCGAAAGCGATCCGGCGTGGCGTAGGAAATTGCCCGGCTCATGACGCGCCTGCACTTCGGAAAGGCCGCCATCGCCCTCGGTATTGCCAGTCAACGCTTCGAACAGCGTTTCCTCAAAGCTCTCGGTAGTCATGAGGCCATCCTTGCCGGGGTTTTCGACCCTAAGGATGCGTGATCGGGACCGTCATTTCAATCGAACTCTCGACGGGAGTGGCCAGCGGACTTTGCTAGGTGCGGATCGGGATCTAACGCTGCGTAGGATGCGTTCCACTCATCCTTCTGCGGTGAATCTGTTGGCGTTGAACCCAGATAGGATGACTGGTCCCGGCCGCTCAATCTTCATCACGGGTGGACGTTGGGGGGGGGCCAGGTGATTTATTTAAGGAGTGAGGTCAGTTTCATGTGCTCGCCTATAGATCCACATCAAGAGCTCTTTAATTAGACCCTTGGGAACTTAGAAGTCCTAAGATTGCGAAGTGGGCACGAAGAGTTACACTCAGACATGCGGCGCAAAAGAGGAAACTCTGCTTTGAAGAGCCGCCGTGCAAAATACTGAGATTCCGCTAGCAGCGGCAAATGGCCGCTTCATCCCAGATGGACAAGGCAAAGTTTGATCATTTTTTAATTCGGTCCGCCAAAAAATGACATCGAGCTTTATTTCCACCGCGTTCATAGCACCTTTGGTTGCGGTTCACTCTTGGGCAGTTTCTTCTGTCGACTTCTTGTCCAAAACGACGCTGACCCGTCCATCAGCGATCTGAGCCCATTCTCCAGGATAGAAGGGGGCTTCGACGTTGAAACTGTTTCCTAGTTTCTGCGCCTCTAGCCTTTGCTCGATTTCAGCGTAGCACTGCTACTGACATGTTCCGCTTTGGAGAAGGCGCATTGCGGCGCAAGACACTATGGTGGACGTCCACTCCGGGCCGGTCGATCCAAACTGAAATCTAGAAACCAACACCAAATTGTCAGCTAGTTCGCTTTCGCGAGAGATAGTCCCAAGAGATCTATTCTACGCCCCAGAGACTGCGCACTTTCTACCGATAGATGTCCGTGATCACGGTACAAAAAGACATCGCCATCTGAGGCCGCGCAGCTTCCTTCCCGGCACATTAGTTTATCCAAGAAAACTACAGGAAAATCCTTCCCGACTTCATCCAAAAGCCGATATGATTTTATTCGTGCGTCGGTATAATCTTGCGTTGTGAAATCGCATCTTGAAAGATCTTCATCCCACAAGATTGCGTACAATAGGCAATCGCCAATATCAGAACCTGAATTGGGCGGAGGGGAAACAATGACGACCCGCTTTTTCAGGGCGCGTAGTGACTCTATAGTCGATAGGATGTGCGCCAATCCATATGTGTCATCGCTGTTGTCGATTGTTTTTCCCGTTCTGTCGGTCACTGTACCCGCCGTGTGAAACGGTGAGGACAAAATTATCGTTGAAATATTGGCCTGCTTTGAAACCCAGTCAAGAACTGCATCATTAAATTCTACGCATTCCCGCGCCTGTGCCAGCGACAGTTCACGACCAGCGACACCCAGGATCGGCCAACAGGCGCCCTTTGTGATCTGTTGGACGCCAACGTCTGCGGCGCTGTCGCTATATTCCAGCCATTTAGCAAGATGCATTGCATAGCTGTCGCCCCAAAGCAGTACTGATGGGTTATCTGACGTCCGACAGGCCGGAGAGGCTATGGCGGATTCCAAGCTTTTCACGCAGGCACGGTCCAGCCCTACGTTGAATGCCAGCTTTTCGTCAGACAGAAAGTCGCTGTACCTGATGCCGTTTGGGGCCATTCGGAACGGCGCGCCCCCGGATTGCAATACCAACACGCCAACGCAAACCAGCACGGCCATGCCCGCGCCGCCGACTACAAAAACTGACTTCTGCGTTGGAAGAAGTTGCCGGTCGCGACGCCTGAACGGTTGCTCTACGAAGCGCCAGCTAAGGTACGCAAGGCCCAGCGTCATCACAGACAAAAGCATCATCCAAGCCATGGCGGGTTCTTGCGGGCTTCGAATTCTGGCAAAGGCAAAAAGCGGCTGGTGCCAAAGATAGGCACTATAACTTATCAAGCCAATCCCTACGAATAGCTTGAGTGACAGGATATGGGCGACCACCGTCAGAGGCCCTGCAAAAAGGATAATCAACACACTGCCCATGACTGGCACAAGTGCATAGACGCTGGGAAAAGGCACCGTTTCATCGAATGCGAACACAGCAAACAAGACAAGCCCAAGCCCTAACGCCGCCAGCGCATTGTTTGAATATGGATCACGATCAAACAGCAAAATCGCGCAGAGTGACCCTGCCAAAAGTTCCCAGAAACGCGACAGCGTA includes:
- a CDS encoding acyltransferase family protein, translated to MKYRSEIDGLRAVAVLPVIFFHAGASVFSGGYVGVDIFFVISGYLITTIILAERAAGVFSIRRFYERRARRILPALYLVIFACLPFAWAWMVPQILADFARSVAATALFISNAHFWETAGYFASDTDLKPLLHTWSLAVEEQFYLVFPLLIILAGTRKLGRFAWLLGVLALASLLLSEWGWRNEPDANFYFTLSRFWELLAGSLCAILLFDRDPYSNNALAALGLGLVLFAVFAFDETVPFPSVYALVPVMGSVLIILFAGPLTVVAHILSLKLFVGIGLISYSAYLWHQPLFAFARIRSPQEPAMAWMMLLSVMTLGLAYLSWRFVEQPFRRRDRQLLPTQKSVFVVGGAGMAVLVCVGVLVLQSGGAPFRMAPNGIRYSDFLSDEKLAFNVGLDRACVKSLESAIASPACRTSDNPSVLLWGDSYAMHLAKWLEYSDSAADVGVQQITKGACWPILGVAGRELSLAQARECVEFNDAVLDWVSKQANISTIILSSPFHTAGTVTDRTGKTIDNSDDTYGLAHILSTIESLRALKKRVVIVSPPPNSGSDIGDCLLYAILWDEDLSRCDFTTQDYTDARIKSYRLLDEVGKDFPVVFLDKLMCREGSCAASDGDVFLYRDHGHLSVESAQSLGRRIDLLGLSLAKAN
- a CDS encoding MFS transporter yields the protein MTTESFEETLFEALTGNTEGDGGLSEVQARHEPGNFLRHAGSLSMTKIADGLIDPKLVLSWLLSHLGASSVFVGLLVPIREAGALLPQLFTAPHVQAMARRKWAWVVGSVGQGAAAAGIVLAGLTLGGAVAGAVICALLMVLAVSRSLCSVSYQDVLGKTVGQSRRGAATGLASSLGAGAVVIFALVLMMGLVDRATLVLAAIALAAILWLAAGALFSTLWEEPAPGQAGTASLGQLKLLRTDPQLRRFIWARGLLTATALAPPYLVLLGTQAGHGAFDRLGAMVLASSVASFLSSWIWGRMADRSSRMVLMLSGLVGAVALLAAVLLDLAGLSGTIWALPLVLSVLMIAYHGVRQGRSIYLVDMAPEGSRPAYTAVSNTVIGVVLLGSGLFGALASLAGIKVTLVIFAAMSLAAMGVARGLDEIEG
- a CDS encoding GlsB/YeaQ/YmgE family stress response membrane protein, yielding MGIGLIGAIIIGGLAGWIASMIMKVDTGLIANIGLGIVGAVVLNLILGALGIYAEKSWLPQLIVGLVGACALIAGWRAIKR